From the genome of Candidatus Bathyarchaeota archaeon:
GTTCCACGCTGTGCCTACATGTGGGGGATTGGTTACGTATGGTGGTCCGTCCAGGAAATAGAATTTTGTTCTACATCTGAGCTGCTCCTTGACCTTCATGTAGGTATGGTTTCTACTCCACCAATCAAGAATCTCTTCTTCCAACTCTTTGGGGGAGTATTTTTGCGGTATCCTTCCAACGTACGCCTGTCTCAATTTTGGCAACTCAGACCATAAAGATTTGGTAACTCTTATATTTGACTTTCAGATCTGTGTAATGTCGAGACTTCCGAGTCTTTGATGGTTTCTGGAGTTTAGACGTTTTCTAAATCCCCCTATGGGGAGTTAACGCCCAATTTACACCCATATATCTTGCTAAAATAGTATGAAGGTCCAGTGGCTCTTGTGTTGTTGCCTGAGGCTTGCCTTTTACCCTATATAGGTGTCGACCATAAGCTAAATAAGGCATGTTCAAAATCTCCTTTAACATCCATGGGGAGGATATGTTGGCTAGGACTGAGCCTTTGAGGTCGGTCAAGACCTTTATCGTTGAGAGTGTTGCCCGGAAGTTTAGGGGCGGCATCGCCTCGTTGAGGAAGATCCCTAAAGCGACCTACCTCAATATTGTCTGCATATTGGCTGTTGTAATAGTTGCGGCTACTCTTCGATCTATGCCTTTGAGGTGGGGCCTCTACCTTTCTGAGTTCGACCCCTACATGCAATATTTCATTACTGAATACATTGTTAAGAACGGTTTCACGTCTTTCTTCAGTTGGCATGACACAACTACATGGTATCCTTGGGGTCGAAACATTGCTTTGACAAGCTACCCTGGACTCGCGTTTACAACAGCGGTTCTTTACAGGTTCCTCCACTCTGTTGGGATCGAGGTTCCCCTCATGAACCTGTGCATAGTCTTCCCAATCATTCTTGGGACAGCGACCTGCCTTATGCTATACATTTTCTCTAAAGAATTGTGGGGTCGTAGTGTAGGGTTGTTCTCCGCCCTATTTCTGGCCTTCAGTTCATCCCATATCTTCCGTACAGCTGCCGGCTTCTATGATGATGAGACGATTGGTATCTTTGCGATGCTCCTCTCTTTCCACTTCTATTTGAAGGCAATCTCCCCTGAACGTTCCTCAAGGTCGAGCATAATATACTCTTTACTCTCAGGAGCCACATTGGCCTATATGGCTTCAGGTTGGGGTGCTTACAGGTATCCTATGTCTCTCATAGCCCTATTCACCTTGATCCTCGCCGTCATCGGTAGATATTCAAGTCGCTTGCTATCCACGTACGGTTTAACTTTCGGCCTTGCCTTCCTGTTTATGGCTCAGCTTCCTCAACTCGGCTTCGACGCCTTCAAAGAATGGACGACCATAGCTATTCCAGGAGGATTCCTGATCCTCTGCGGTTTTGAGTTTTACCGTAGGGCCGAAAGCCTCAAAGCCAAGATAGGTGGTTTTTCAGCTTCGATAGTTGTACTAGCCGTTGCAGCCTACATCCTCTGGATCGAAGGTTTGATGAGTCAACTTGCTGGAAAATTCGTCACGGTCCTATACCCTACGACTAGGGTTGATATGCCTATTGTTGAGTCTGTCGCTGAACATCGACTTGCAACATGGTCTTCATTCTACCATGAGTTTGGCATGATGGCTCTTCTTGGAATATTCGGCTTCTACTTCACTGGTCTGCGCCGCAGAAACAGCGACATATTTCTGATGCTCTTCGGTATATCATCAATGTATTTCGCAGCCTCCTTGGTGAGATTATCTTTGATAATGGCTCCAGCCATCGCTTTATTGGCAGCTATCACTGTGAATGAGCTTGCTACCCCAGCGATGGATGTTATAAGGGAGACGGTGATCTTTCCTAGAAGGAAGATTCGCATAGCGAAGGTCGGTAGGGAGTTTGGTGTTGCAATACTACTCGTTCTACTCCTAGTTATCACACCTACATTCAACGGCGCTGTACGTTCAGCCTATGCGCCTGCGACTATAGTGACCTCCAGCCTACCAACAGTCAGGCAGGCTCCTCAAGACTGGCTTGAAGCCTTAGCTTGGATGAGGGATAATCTCCCTGACGACGCCGTCGTATTCTCATGGTGGGACTACGGCTACTGGATATCTGTGATAGGTGGGAAACATTCCTTGGCTGATAACGGCACCTTGAACACTACCCAAATCTCGGTGATAGGAAGAACATTTCTCTCAGACAGAATGGTCTCACTGCCGATTCTGAAAAGGTATAATGTTACCCACATAGCGCTTCTCGTCACCTGGTATATGAGGGATAATATTGTTCGCTTCTACGGTTTCGGAGAGGATAGTAAATGGTATTGGATGGCTAGAATAAGTAACGGTTCAACATTGGACGGTGAGACTGTACACTACTATAGTAGGAGGGTTGGTGAGGGTGAGAATGCTTACACGGTCTATGACCGTGTATTGTCTGTCGGCGACAGAAAATTATCAAACAAGACCATAGTCGATAATACTGGTGTTTCAAACTCGACCCTGCTTGGTCTTCTGATGTCCGGAGCCTACTCTAAGACGGCTGGTGACGAGTATTTCAGGCCGGTCTTCACATCGTCGAACAAGTTTGTATTGCTGTATGAGGTGAAATATTTGGAGAGGGCGAATCTCACCCTCAAGTTGGCAAGTCTAAATGTTACTTATCCTGAGCAGGTTGAGATAATGGGTATCCTCAAAGATGAGAAGCTTCAGCCCATAGTCAACCAGACTATTAATCTGCAATATTCAGAGGATAAGGGAGCTTCTTGGATCACAATAAAGGATGTTTCAACCATTGAGAATGGCTCATACAGGTATTTGTGGTCTCCTCCAACAGCCGGTGATTACTTGGTCAGGGCTAGATGGGATGGTATCCGAGACAGATACTCCTCTGTAAGTCTAACCCAAAACTTGACTGTTCTTAAAGGTACACCTACAGTCAAGTTGACTGTTGAACCGACGGTGGTTGGTGTCAACCAAAATGTGAGTATAGATGTCAGGATATATCCGCCCCTATCCGCTGGTACCGTCAACATTGAGGTGAGCAACGACAACAGGACTTGGGTTCCAACAATAGTAGGTGAACCCGCTAAAGGTCTCTTCACTCCGAAATGGCGTTTCGACGCTCCTGGAATATATTATGTCAGGGCATCGTGGACGGGGACGAAGGAATATAATCCTATGACGAGTAAGGTTGTTGTTGTGACTGTGAGTGAGAAGATTCCCTAGTTGTTTGGAGGATTCGATCTTAAGAGATGTAACTTACGGATTTCTTTTCAACTTCCCCTCTTAAGGCTAGGTCTATCTTCTCCTCAGCCTGCTTTATCTTTGTCTCTACATCGACCATTCTCAATATGTGGCTGTCTATTCCTGTGAAATCTATTTCAACTCCTAGAAGTTTAACTAGGATTGTTAGTATTCTCTTTGCGGCTTTGGGGTCTGGTGTGTATCCGCTTGTCTCGCCTAGGAGGCAGATCGCACTCAATCTTTTAGGCTTTGCTAAGCCTAATAGGAGTCCTGAAATTCCTACTACAGGAATGCCGGCTCTGTCAACCGTAACGCCGAGCTCAATCAACTTCTTCACTAAATCAGTGCTGGTTGCCGCACCGTAGACTTTGCCTTCATCCATGCTTGTTGAACTGTAGCCTCCGACTGTGATTATGAGTCTGGCTGAATATTTTATGGCGTAGTCGATTATCATGTTTGCAACCTCATACTGGCCTGTTGATGTTTTTGGTTGGCAGTCGCCTGTAATTATAACGATCTCTTTTCCTTCTGCTTTGTTTGACCAGTAGTAGAACTCGTTCCTTGGCAGTCTGACTAAGCCTCTGCCGTCGACTAGGGCGTAGTATGGGAATGTTGGTGAGTAGAGTGTAGCTATCTTCTTTGCTTTCAAACTTCTTATAATTTCTTGGGCGACTATTCTACCTACTGAGCCTAGTCCAGGTAAACCTTCGACAAGTATGGGTTCATGTGGCTTCGTCTTTTTCTCCACTATCATGGTTTTCATAGATTCTCAACTTTGGTATTCTGAGTCTTGCATACTTGTCTGTGGGTGAGAATTTTGGCGGAATCGGGGTCTCAGTTTCAGAATTGCATCTTGGGCAGATATCTTTCAACGTATACTCTCTACATTTCATGCATCTGCGCATTAACCATTTCAATTTAGGCGGCGTCCCGTTCCTCCCAGACTCTTAATGGTCTCTATAGCTTCGTTCACTGCCTGTTCAAGTATCTTCTCAGCTTCAGAGTAGTCTCTTGCAGTGACCTCTACTCTGTATCTTGGTGCTCCTGTCGTGTAGACGTCTATCTTCGCTCCTCTGGATGTCTTCACCTTCTTGGCGTTTATGAGGGCCTTCTTAACGTCGTCTATGCCTTGAGGTTTTGTGCTTGAGACCTCTATAGTTGCTCTCACATCAGCTGTCTCTACTTTTATCTTCTGTTTAGCTACATCGGCTAAGGTAGCTGCCCATTCAGGTTCCAAACCCAACTTTATGAGGGCTTTCTCACCAGCCTCAGCAGCCTCCTCTAAAGCGTCGAATATGCTCTGGTGCTTCGACAAGATCTTTGTCTTAACCTCTTCGATCTTGTTTTGATCAGCGTTCAACTTCTCAGCGGCAACTTTGATGATGCCTTCAGCTTTCCTGTCCTTCTTCCATTCGAGTAGTTTCTCAGTCTTCTCTCTACCTGTTACTCTCCTCAATGAGAGGTCTATCTGTCCCTTCTGAGGGTTCACTCTCAAAACTTTCAGGACTAGCTTCTGTCCTTCCCTAGCGTGGTCTCTGATATTCTTCACCCATGTAGTCGCTATCTCCGATATGTGTACGAGAGCCTCTTTACCTCCATACTCGTCTAGTGTAACATATACACCGTAGTCTGTGAGTCTTGTGACTGTGGCTACTACTACGTCTCCTACTTCAGGGTATTCTGTCTGCGTCGAGATCTCTGATCCCTTCCTATGTGAGTACTTGTAGGACTTCGGCCTTTATTGAAGCTTTTCCACCTGTTGGTTCGGCGAGAACTTCTTCGCACACATTGCATCTGACTATCGTCGAGCATCTCTCAAAAATTATCTGTTCATTTGAACATTTTGAACACTTTACTTTTAGGAAGTTGCTCTCAGGTTTAGGTATTACCTTTATTCTGGCCATTATATCATGCTCCTAGCTCAAGTTTTCTGAGTCTTAATCCATATCTTTGGATTGTATATCCGCAGCTTTTACATTTCAGTCTTAAGAGTTGCTTTTTAGTGGTCTTGGCTGTCCTCTTCAGTTCAGGCCACTTCTGTCCGCCGTAACCGTGCTTCTCAAGCTCGTGTCTTCTAACCCCTGCGGCTAAGGCTCTCTCCCTCCCCTTCTTATATAGGGTTACTGAATGTGAGGTGTGCCTTCTACATTTGGGGCAGTATGTGTTAAGCTCCTTTGCCATCTTCATCTTTAAAGTCTCCAGTTGAGTTTAGTAGAGACATCGGTATCGACTATTTATTCATTACCACTACGCTTTCACATCATGTCGAGGCCTCTATCTTTACAGCTGCCCCTTTACGGATGAGTGCCTCAGCATTCTCTCTAGGCAGAGTTGCAACATCTTCAGGTTCGAATGGTCCATATGTCTTCATATCAACCCCGACGATGGATGGAATTTGGGTTTTGAACCTGACCAGAACCTTCTCAAACTCTGAATAATCCTTCAAGGCTTCATCCAGACCGCTCTTTCCCTCTAGGATTCTCCTCTTCAAACCCTCATATTTGTCGTAGGCTTCCAAGAGTTTCCTATAGACCTGCATCTCCATCTTGGTGAGATGGTTCTGGGGAATACTCTTGCCTGTGAAAGTGTTCCAGACAATTTTGTTGAGTCTTGCCTCTAGGAGGGATGAGGCCAACTCTTGGGCCTTTTCGAGTTCCATCTTCAGCAGTCTACATTTTAGTGTATTCTCGTCGAGCATACGTAGTTCCTCACGCATCTTCCTAATGTATTCACTGAGTTCCCTGAAGAATTCGGGGTCGAGTGGCTGGATTTCTTCAAACTCGAACTTCTCTCTCCGCCATGTTTCGTAGAGTTTCCTATACAATAGGTTTAACCACCGGGTAGGCTGATCCCTTACAGAGTAGAAGGATAGCTGCGTGGGCCGGTAAGGTCTCGTCTACATCTTTGAAGGGTCCATACTCCTCTCCACCTATCTCGAATCTTGGAGCTTCCTCAATATGTATCCTCTCCTCCCCTTCGAAGGCCACGGTCTCTTTGAGGGGGTCGAATCGAGGCAGGTCTTTGACGTTGACTTTTGACGCTTTGAGCCCTGTCTTTCCATTCAAGGTTCCAGGTAACCTTATCAGCCTGTGGATGTCTGTTGTGACTACTGTGTCTATGTTTACTTTGGCTAGCGTCACTGCTTTATGAATGATCTGTCTCCATGTTTTCCTATCAACATCTTTGATGAACTCGGAAATGTCTTTACCTATATTCTTCCTATATTCTATTATGGATTCGATTACTTCCCTCCTCAATCCAAGTTTTCCAAGCGGTTCCCTATCCATTCTCAAAATGATCTCCTCTATACTTCTAGCTATTCTTCCACGCCAGCCTGGATCATGAACTGTAAATTTTCCAGATATATCTGATTCACCGGGTGGGTAGGATAGGTTTAGAAGTTTCAAGTCTAAGCCTAAGCCTGTCAAGTAGTCTACTATCTCCTTCCTCTCGTCGGATCCTAGGTTCTTGAAAACCTCTGATTCGACATGGATGTGGTAGCCTCTATGGCCTGAGAAGTTGAGATTCACTTCCTCATGGTTCACTCCAAAGTCTCTTATCAATAGGTCTATCAGTTTTGAGGCTTCAATCTTCGCCTCTTCAAGACATTCTCTGCACATCCATGTTGTCTCTGTGAATCTTTGGCCTTTACATTTTGGGCAGATCATGGGGGGCTTTCCTCCACCTGATGTGCCGCATGCGTCGCATCTCCACCTGTCATGTATTTTCTTACATTCAGTCTCTATGTGGTCTGCGTCTATGTCGAATATGAGGTCTGAACCTGTCCATCCCTTCCTATCCATAGGCGCCTCAGGATCCATGTAGTATGCTGCTGAATAGTATATGTCGGATGGTACGGTTGCCTCGATGAACTTTCCAAGTTCTGAAGGTTGGTTGAAGGATTTATGTCTCAACATCACGCCTTCTACGAATAGGAGGAATCCAAACTCTCTCTGCCCCATCGACTTGGGTGGAGTTATGTTCTCCCTGTTCCTCCGGTAATATTCATGAAATCTTGCTTTGACCATGTTTCTGCCTGCTCTATGCTTGGCTTCATTATTCATTCTGGTTAAACCTCTGAAGCATTGGCTTTGAATATGGTGGTGGTTCAGCTTTTATGGCCGGAGTTGAACTATTCCTGTTTCAGGTTTTCATGGTTGGCTGAACCTGACCTTTCTTGAATCTTCCGATCTTTATCTTGTAGTAGGTTAGGGGATGCTTTATTCTTTGGCAGAGTTCATCGGGTTCTGAGCATACGCCGTGTGTCTTTAGGGTGTCGCATTTCGGCGGAATATACTTTGTTTTTCCACCTCTTCTGCCACTTATATGTTCTACTTGATACTTTGTCTTTCTCTCATCGAAGTCTGAGGCTGACTTGAAGAACCCTACGATCTCTTCCTCCTTGGCTCCCGCGTTTACTAGAAACGATGTTAATGCGAATCTTCCTATGTGGGATAGTCTTCCGCCGGAGGATAATGTTTCAATGAGCTTCTTAATGCATGGCGGCGAGTCTTTGATCTTTAAGTCGAAGGTTTGGATAGGTGTCTGTGTTGGGGTTGATGTGGCGGCGAGTCTCTCTATGGATTTGATGGTGTCTTGGAGGGCTTCAGGTAGCTTTGCGAGTGGATTCTTTGTCTTCTCCAAGATTCTTCTCTGAATCTCCTCTTCAATGAGTCTAGCTGCCTCTTCCCTCATCAGTTGGACGTAGCCGTTTCTTAAGGGGCGGTTTGTCAGCTTCCATCTCAGCTCCCTTAGATTTCTTATGTTGGTCAGATACTGTTTGAAATGTAGTAGGAAATCTCCTGTCTGCCTTTCGCCTTCAGGTATAGGTTTGACGTCCCATCCAAATGTCTCTTTCGCTATTCTCAGGATCTTTTCTGGAGGTTCCTCCCTCAACCTTTCTGAGAAACTCTTGGATTCGGCTAGGGCATATCTTCTCTTTGCAAGCTCGTTGTTCACATATGACATTAACATTACGGCTGTTGGGAATGATGTGACTTCAATGTTTATGTCATGTTCTTGGGGTGTAACCTCGAATTCAGTTAGGGCTTGACGGATTCTCTGCTCAGCCCTCACTAGGATCGGCCTGTAATATTCGGAGGTTAAGTCCTCTATTCTTAAACCTAGTTTTCTTATGAATTCAGCCGCTTCGGCTGTGAAAGGATATCTTGCCTTATCCCTCTCTGTACTCATCGATTCTTCTTACTCTGCCTCTATTCTTGGGGCCAGATAATAGGTGAGTCTCCCCTGTTGGGGCATCTCGAACTCTAGTCTGATGGGCATGTTTGTTGAGAATTCTAGTGAGGCAACCTCTGATGTCGCTGATCCTGCTTTGACCATTTCGCCGAGATAGTTCAGGTTGAATGTTGCTGTCGAATTCTCTTTGACATCTATTTCGATGAGTGCTCCGTCGTCCTTCGTCAACTCCATGTTGAGGCTACTCAACTCTGAGCTTGCTTTTACGAGAAGTCTATCTTGGGTTGCTTCGAGTCTGATGTTGTCGCTGACAGCCCCACTGTCTTCAACTATCTCCTTCAATGTTTCAGACATCAGTCTGATCTTTGCGTTGAAAGATATTTTAGGGGTTGGGACCTCCTCCTCTGTAGGTTCGAGTGTAGGCATTATGAAGTTTTTTGAGATTTTCCCTTTGAGGTTTAGGTTTATCTTCCTACTTTCCTCATCGTAAGATATTACTAGACTCTCCTCACTCTTGCTCCTCCTTAAAAGTTTCAGCATGGATGTGAGGCTTACCCTCATGACTGTTGGTTTGTCACATACATATTCTTCGAAGGCTTCTCTGGGCCAATAGAAATCTACCATGGCTACATGGGATGGGTCCATCGATCTTAATTTCAATCCTTCACCTGTGGCGTTGAAGTCCGCCTCCTCTATCAACGTCGATATGGCAGTCATCAGGTTCCTCCATGTCTTCGCATCTTGGAATACGGCCCTGAACATTTCTACATCACATCAACAGTTCTCATGTAAGGTATTTCTTCGTTTTGGTCATTTAAGAGGTTTCACGCCAGGTTGCTGAGCATCGGGTGCACCTGAAGAATTGTGTTGAAGACTCGTCGGCGCCTCTTGTCTGCACCATCCAATAGTAAGCCTCCTTATTGCCACATTTTGGACATACGACGGAGGTTTTCGGCAGGGTTCTTATCTTCTGTTCTTCACGTCCAATAACAACTATCTTCTCCTTTTCATGTCTTATCTTCGAAACTTCCTTCTCAGCCTTCCTTGTTGTATACTTGCATTTGGGGCATACCATAACTATTTTCTTCTCTTTTCTACTCGGAACGAGGGTTGTTCCACACTTAGGGCAAAACTGCATTGTTTGAAGCAACCGCCCGTGCCATTACTCGACCGGATAAATTTAAGGATTACTAAAACAAGTCTGTCAACTTAAGATGGGATAGAGCATAACCTTCTCATGTAGGCTTTCCTCCATAGGAGGCGGTTTCGACTGCATATATGAGTGAGAGACTCGGTTTACGAAACATGATCGAACCCAAGCGTCAAAATATCAATAAAAATCCTGCTCAACCACAAAAATATAATATGCATTGAATTGTTAGGCTCCCAATGAAGATGCTTGAAATAGCCCTCAGACGTAGGTATACTGTTTAAAGATGCGTTTTGAATGTTTCTAAAGGCCTTTCAAGATGAATTGGCGTGATTTTATTCGAGAAGGCTCCATTAAGTTAACTCTAAATAGATTTGGGTAGACGATATGACTCAACAGAATAGAATACCTATATATTGTTTATCCAACCTCCAGAAGGGGGGGTAGGGGGGTGGGGGGTCTCAGCCCAACT
Proteins encoded in this window:
- a CDS encoding transcription factor S, which produces MQFCPKCGTTLVPSRKEKKIVMVCPKCKYTTRKAEKEVSKIRHEKEKIVVIGREEQKIRTLPKTSVVCPKCGNKEAYYWMVQTRGADESSTQFFRCTRCSATWRETS
- a CDS encoding proteasome assembly chaperone family protein translates to MIVEKKTKPHEPILVEGLPGLGSVGRIVAQEIIRSLKAKKIATLYSPTFPYYALVDGRGLVRLPRNEFYYWSNKAEGKEIVIITGDCQPKTSTGQYEVANMIIDYAIKYSARLIITVGGYSSTSMDEGKVYGAATSTDLVKKLIELGVTVDRAGIPVVGISGLLLGLAKPKRLSAICLLGETSGYTPDPKAAKRILTILVKLLGVEIDFTGIDSHILRMVDVETKIKQAEEKIDLALRGEVEKKSVSYIS
- the pcn gene encoding proliferating cell nuclear antigen (pcna), producing MFRAVFQDAKTWRNLMTAISTLIEEADFNATGEGLKLRSMDPSHVAMVDFYWPREAFEEYVCDKPTVMRVSLTSMLKLLRRSKSEESLVISYDEESRKINLNLKGKISKNFIMPTLEPTEEEVPTPKISFNAKIRLMSETLKEIVEDSGAVSDNIRLEATQDRLLVKASSELSSLNMELTKDDGALIEIDVKENSTATFNLNYLGEMVKAGSATSEVASLEFSTNMPIRLEFEMPQQGRLTYYLAPRIEAE
- a CDS encoding DNA primase large subunit PriL yields the protein MSTERDKARYPFTAEAAEFIRKLGLRIEDLTSEYYRPILVRAEQRIRQALTEFEVTPQEHDINIEVTSFPTAVMLMSYVNNELAKRRYALAESKSFSERLREEPPEKILRIAKETFGWDVKPIPEGERQTGDFLLHFKQYLTNIRNLRELRWKLTNRPLRNGYVQLMREEAARLIEEEIQRRILEKTKNPLAKLPEALQDTIKSIERLAATSTPTQTPIQTFDLKIKDSPPCIKKLIETLSSGGRLSHIGRFALTSFLVNAGAKEEEIVGFFKSASDFDERKTKYQVEHISGRRGGKTKYIPPKCDTLKTHGVCSEPDELCQRIKHPLTYYKIKIGRFKKGQVQPTMKT
- a CDS encoding 50S ribosomal protein L44e, with protein sequence MKMAKELNTYCPKCRRHTSHSVTLYKKGRERALAAGVRRHELEKHGYGGQKWPELKRTAKTTKKQLLRLKCKSCGYTIQRYGLRLRKLELGA
- a CDS encoding RNA-protein complex protein Nop10 — its product is MKWLMRRCMKCREYTLKDICPRCNSETETPIPPKFSPTDKYARLRIPKLRIYENHDSGEKDEAT
- a CDS encoding 30S ribosomal protein S27e produces the protein MARIKVIPKPESNFLKVKCSKCSNEQIIFERCSTIVRCNVCEEVLAEPTGGKASIKAEVLQVLT
- a CDS encoding translation initiation factor IF-2 subunit alpha, whose amino-acid sequence is MSTQTEYPEVGDVVVATVTRLTDYGVYVTLDEYGGKEALVHISEIATTWVKNIRDHAREGQKLVLKVLRVNPQKGQIDLSLRRVTGREKTEKLLEWKKDRKAEGIIKVAAEKLNADQNKIEEVKTKILSKHQSIFDALEEAAEAGEKALIKLGLEPEWAATLADVAKQKIKVETADVRATIEVSSTKPQGIDDVKKALINAKKVKTSRGAKIDVYTTGAPRYRVEVTARDYSEAEKILEQAVNEAIETIKSLGGTGRRLN
- a CDS encoding DNA primase small subunit PriS, whose protein sequence is MNNEAKHRAGRNMVKARFHEYYRRNRENITPPKSMGQREFGFLLFVEGVMLRHKSFNQPSELGKFIEATVPSDIYYSAAYYMDPEAPMDRKGWTGSDLIFDIDADHIETECKKIHDRWRCDACGTSGGGKPPMICPKCKGQRFTETTWMCRECLEEAKIEASKLIDLLIRDFGVNHEEVNLNFSGHRGYHIHVESEVFKNLGSDERKEIVDYLTGLGLDLKLLNLSYPPGESDISGKFTVHDPGWRGRIARSIEEIILRMDREPLGKLGLRREVIESIIEYRKNIGKDISEFIKDVDRKTWRQIIHKAVTLAKVNIDTVVTTDIHRLIRLPGTLNGKTGLKASKVNVKDLPRFDPLKETVAFEGEERIHIEEAPRFEIGGEEYGPFKDVDETLPAHAAILLLCKGSAYPVVKPIV